In Providencia zhijiangensis, a single window of DNA contains:
- the zntB gene encoding zinc transporter ZntB gives MASTYGSQFQHSNPVHAFQLDGDGGVLPIDLNATATQQSPFWLHYDYKNKETSSWIQQTDLFNDQVKSSLTGKMNRMRMVRIGDGVLLTLQTLNNTAGQRPEQLVAFRIFMNSRLIVSCRHRRVHSLDSVIDDLKEGVGAQSTGEWLADVTDAMTDEISDFTDSLHERLIEMEDLILHGEIPERGELALLRKQIIVVRRYMAPQRDMFSRLTAEKLLWLDDNDRRRLQEISDRLGRCIEDLDGFIARTAIMSDEITNMMTEMMNRRIYTMSLMAMIFLPTTFLTGLFGVNLGGIPGNEFKFAFSAFCLLLACLIATVFWWLKRSRWL, from the coding sequence ATGGCGTCGACCTATGGATCGCAATTTCAACACTCTAACCCCGTTCATGCCTTTCAGTTAGATGGAGACGGTGGTGTTCTTCCAATCGATTTAAATGCCACTGCAACACAGCAATCTCCATTTTGGCTGCATTACGATTATAAAAATAAAGAGACGTCTAGCTGGATCCAACAGACTGATTTGTTTAATGACCAAGTGAAATCGTCACTGACGGGTAAAATGAATCGTATGCGGATGGTGCGTATTGGTGATGGCGTTCTACTGACATTACAAACTCTGAATAACACGGCAGGACAACGCCCTGAACAATTGGTGGCCTTTCGTATTTTTATGAATAGCCGTTTGATTGTTTCATGTCGTCATCGACGTGTTCACTCATTGGATTCTGTTATTGATGATCTTAAAGAAGGCGTCGGTGCTCAGAGTACCGGTGAATGGCTTGCCGATGTCACCGATGCGATGACCGATGAAATTAGTGATTTCACCGATTCTCTTCACGAGCGTCTTATTGAAATGGAAGACTTGATATTACATGGTGAAATTCCTGAGCGTGGGGAATTAGCGTTATTGCGTAAACAGATTATTGTCGTACGCCGTTATATGGCGCCGCAGCGGGATATGTTCTCTCGATTAACCGCTGAAAAATTATTATGGTTAGATGATAACGACAGACGTCGTTTACAAGAAATTTCAGACAGATTAGGGCGCTGTATTGAAGATTTAGATGGTTTTATTGCTCGTACTGCCATTATGTCTGATGAAATTACGAATATGATGACGGAAATGATGAATCGCCGAATTTATACCATGTCATTAATGGCGATGATATTTTTACCAACCACATTTTTAACTGGTTTATTTGGTGTGAACTTAGGGGGGATCCCCGGTAATGAATTTAAGTTTGCCTTCAGTGCGTTTTGTTTATTACTCGCCTGCTTAATCGCTACAGTATTTTGGTGGTTAAAAAGAAGTCGATGGCTATAA